One part of the Marinobacterium rhizophilum genome encodes these proteins:
- a CDS encoding monovalent cation/H+ antiporter subunit D codes for MQHLILLSLVLPLLGGLLMLLPPFNASRVRQRNFALVLSGAALLISALLLQQAQQGVIGVYALGDWAAPFGIVLVADRLSTLMLMLTSVLAFCSLLYTFGPRDEDGSFFQPLLQFQILGINGAFMTGDLFNLFVFFEILLIASYGLLMFGGGKTRTRAGLHYVILNLAGSAVFLFALGVMYGTLGTLNIADLAFKVQQVDPSEASLVRAGGLMLLIVFGLKAAMLPLQFWLPAAYAASTPAVAALFAIMTKVGIYAILRVFTVIFGDAAGPLSHIAGGWLWPLGLMTILIGAIGVLASQDLRRLTANLIIVSVGTLLAVIALERESATAAALYYLLHSTLISAGLFLLADLIARQRGKVGDRLVPGRGLGQNRLLGALFFIAAIAVIGMPPLSGFVGKALMLSAAKSVAEMSWLWPLVLGSSLVALITLSRAGSTLFWKQSGKPSEILRANPVQLLAVVLLLSMPLLLSVFGGPVTQMMAATAQQLHDVQGQIGSVLQPVTQLVEVK; via the coding sequence ATGCAGCACCTGATCCTTTTATCGCTTGTCCTGCCACTGCTGGGTGGCCTGCTGATGCTGCTGCCGCCGTTCAATGCGAGCCGTGTGCGCCAGCGCAACTTTGCCCTGGTACTCTCCGGGGCCGCCCTCCTGATCAGTGCCCTGCTGCTGCAACAGGCACAGCAGGGGGTTATCGGTGTTTATGCCCTGGGAGACTGGGCCGCGCCCTTTGGCATCGTACTGGTGGCCGACCGCCTCAGTACCCTGATGCTGATGCTGACCTCGGTGCTGGCCTTCTGCTCGCTGCTCTATACCTTCGGTCCGCGGGATGAGGACGGCTCCTTTTTCCAGCCGCTGTTGCAGTTCCAGATTCTGGGCATCAACGGCGCCTTCATGACCGGCGACCTGTTTAACCTGTTTGTCTTCTTCGAGATCCTGCTGATCGCATCCTACGGGCTGCTGATGTTTGGCGGCGGCAAGACCCGCACCCGCGCCGGCCTGCATTACGTGATTCTGAACCTGGCGGGCTCGGCCGTCTTCCTGTTTGCCCTGGGGGTCATGTACGGCACCCTGGGCACGCTGAACATCGCGGACCTGGCGTTCAAGGTGCAACAGGTTGACCCCAGCGAGGCATCGCTGGTGCGCGCTGGCGGCCTGATGCTGCTGATCGTGTTCGGGCTCAAGGCCGCCATGCTGCCGCTGCAGTTCTGGCTGCCGGCCGCCTACGCGGCCTCGACACCGGCGGTGGCGGCGCTCTTTGCGATCATGACCAAGGTGGGAATCTACGCCATTCTGCGGGTGTTCACGGTGATCTTTGGCGATGCGGCCGGACCGCTCAGTCATATTGCCGGTGGCTGGCTCTGGCCGCTGGGGCTGATGACGATACTGATCGGCGCCATCGGCGTGCTGGCGTCCCAGGACCTGCGCCGGCTGACCGCCAACCTGATCATAGTGTCGGTGGGCACCCTGCTGGCGGTCATCGCGCTGGAGCGTGAATCCGCCACCGCCGCGGCGCTCTACTACCTGTTGCACAGCACCCTGATCAGCGCGGGTCTGTTCCTGCTGGCGGACCTGATCGCGCGTCAGCGTGGCAAGGTCGGTGACCGCCTGGTACCGGGCCGCGGGCTGGGGCAGAACCGGTTGCTGGGCGCACTGTTTTTTATCGCGGCCATCGCCGTGATCGGCATGCCGCCGTTGTCGGGCTTTGTCGGCAAGGCGCTGATGCTCAGTGCCGCCAAAAGCGTGGCGGAAATGAGCTGGCTCTGGCCGCTGGTACTGGGCAGCAGCCTGGTGGCGCTGATTACACTGTCCCGTGCCGGCAGCACCCTGTTCTGGAAGCAGTCCGGCAAGCCCAGCGAGATCCTGCGGGCGAACCCGGTACAGCTGCTGGCGGTGGTGCTGCTGCTGAGCATGCCGCTGCTGCTGTCTGTCTTTGGCGGCCCGGTAACCCAGATGATGGCTGCCACGGCGCAGCAGTTGCATGATGTTCAGGGCCAGATCGGCAGCGTGTTGCAGCCGGTGACTCAGTTGGTGGAGGTCAAATAA
- a CDS encoding Na+/H+ antiporter subunit G produces the protein MPFWFELIVSLFLLGGGAFILLGSFGLVRMPDFYTRLHAPTKATTLGMWGLLIGALLLSSWNSGVLSMNQLLIAVFLLLTTPVSTHMLAKSALHHRLDWGKHTSGEVHARRFMDEP, from the coding sequence GTGCCATTCTGGTTTGAACTGATTGTCTCGCTGTTTCTGCTCGGCGGTGGTGCCTTTATCCTGCTGGGTTCCTTTGGGCTGGTACGCATGCCGGATTTCTATACGCGTCTGCACGCGCCCACCAAGGCCACGACCCTGGGTATGTGGGGCCTGCTCATCGGTGCGCTGCTACTGTCGTCCTGGAACAGCGGCGTGCTGAGCATGAACCAGCTGCTGATCGCCGTGTTCCTGCTGCTCACCACGCCGGTGAGCACCCACATGCTGGCCAAGAGCGCACTGCATCATCGTCTGGACTGGGGCAAGCATACCAGCGGCGAGGTCCATGCCCGGCGATTTATGGATGAACCCTGA
- the hisB gene encoding imidazoleglycerol-phosphate dehydratase HisB, with protein MAERTATVTRNTLETKITVSVNLDGSGKLNADTGVPFLEHMLDQIARHGLLDLEIHCVGDIHIDDHHTVEDIGITLGQAVAKAVGDKKGIMRYGHAYVPLDEALSRVTIDFSGRPGLHMDVEFTRASIGRLDTQLFWEFFQGFVNHAGVTLHIDNLKGFNAHHQAETIFKAFGRAVRFALQIDERAANSVPSTKGSL; from the coding sequence ATGGCAGAGCGTACCGCCACGGTCACCCGCAATACACTGGAGACGAAAATTACCGTCTCGGTCAATCTCGACGGCAGTGGCAAACTGAATGCTGATACCGGGGTTCCGTTCCTCGAACACATGCTCGACCAGATCGCCCGCCATGGCCTGCTGGATCTGGAGATTCACTGTGTCGGCGATATCCATATCGATGATCACCACACGGTGGAAGATATCGGCATCACCCTGGGGCAGGCGGTGGCCAAGGCCGTGGGCGACAAGAAAGGCATCATGCGCTACGGCCACGCCTATGTGCCGCTGGATGAAGCCCTGTCCCGCGTGACCATCGACTTTTCCGGCCGCCCGGGTCTGCACATGGACGTCGAGTTCACCCGTGCGTCCATTGGCCGGCTCGACACCCAGCTGTTCTGGGAGTTTTTCCAGGGCTTCGTCAATCACGCCGGCGTCACCCTGCATATCGATAACCTGAAAGGCTTCAACGCCCATCACCAGGCCGAAACCATCTTCAAGGCATTCGGCCGCGCGGTGCGCTTTGCGCTGCAGATCGATGAACGCGCCGCCAACAGCGTGCCCTCGACCAAGGGAAGCCTGTAA
- a CDS encoding FadR/GntR family transcriptional regulator — protein MNNQRIKSPESLSSLVYEKILAAIINGEYSVNKKLPTEARLCEIYNVSRPVIRESLTRLKEDNLVVSRRGSGSFVVKRPDSTVLQFSRISSISDIQRCFEFRTNIESGAAGLAAVRRTKEQLDRIIRAAAAMIEASKQHAVATDEDFEFHIAIAEAANNNYYATVLKSLQGNIKEGMNITRTLSLQASHKRLELVQQEHEDILDAIIEGDAQRAENAMRAHLTNAKTRMFEGTGE, from the coding sequence ATGAATAACCAACGAATCAAGTCCCCCGAATCCCTGTCGTCCCTGGTGTATGAAAAGATCCTGGCGGCCATTATTAACGGCGAATACAGCGTCAATAAGAAGCTGCCGACCGAGGCACGTCTGTGCGAGATTTACAACGTTTCCCGCCCGGTTATCAGGGAATCCCTTACCCGGCTCAAGGAAGACAACCTGGTGGTGTCCAGGCGCGGTTCCGGCAGTTTTGTCGTCAAGCGACCGGACAGCACGGTGCTGCAGTTCTCCCGAATATCCAGCATTTCGGATATCCAGCGCTGCTTCGAATTCAGAACGAATATTGAAAGTGGTGCCGCCGGCCTCGCCGCCGTGCGCCGCACCAAAGAGCAGCTGGACAGAATCATCAGGGCCGCCGCCGCCATGATCGAGGCCAGCAAGCAGCATGCCGTGGCAACAGACGAGGATTTCGAGTTTCACATCGCCATCGCCGAAGCCGCCAACAACAACTACTACGCCACCGTATTGAAGTCATTGCAGGGCAATATCAAGGAAGGCATGAACATCACCCGCACGCTGTCGCTGCAGGCTTCGCACAAGCGTCTGGAGCTGGTGCAGCAGGAACACGAAGACATCCTCGATGCCATTATCGAAGGTGATGCCCAGCGTGCCGAGAACGCCATGCGCGCCCATCTGACCAACGCCAAGACCCGCATGTTCGAAGGCACCGGCGAGTAG
- a CDS encoding oxidative damage protection protein, giving the protein MTRTVFCRKYQQELEGLARPPYPGPKGMDIYENISQQAWTEWTAHQTLLINEKHLNMMDPSTREFLQKEMDKFMSGDDYAQAEGYVPPSDAS; this is encoded by the coding sequence ATGACCCGTACCGTATTCTGCCGCAAGTACCAACAGGAGCTGGAAGGCCTGGCACGACCGCCCTATCCCGGCCCCAAGGGCATGGATATCTACGAGAACATCTCTCAGCAGGCCTGGACCGAGTGGACCGCGCACCAGACGCTGCTGATCAACGAAAAACACCTGAACATGATGGACCCGTCGACCCGGGAATTCTTGCAAAAGGAAATGGACAAGTTCATGAGCGGTGATGACTACGCCCAGGCGGAAGGCTACGTACCGCCTAGCGACGCTTCCTGA
- a CDS encoding Na+/H+ antiporter subunit E, whose product MRTWLPLPHTSLLLLLVWLLLNQTVAPGHLVLGSVLAVMIPLLTMHLRNPQPVIRHPLKALRYLLMVLWDILVANMEVARVMLRPQLRLRPAFVEVPLDITRDFPITVLASSISLTPGTVSADVSEDRSRLLLHVLDLEDEAQLIATIKSRYEAPLREIFEC is encoded by the coding sequence ATGCGTACCTGGCTACCATTGCCCCATACCAGCCTGTTGCTGCTGCTGGTCTGGTTGCTGCTTAATCAGACCGTCGCACCCGGACACCTGGTATTGGGGTCCGTACTGGCGGTAATGATTCCATTGCTGACCATGCACCTGCGCAACCCGCAGCCCGTCATCCGTCATCCGCTCAAGGCCCTGCGCTACCTGCTCATGGTGCTGTGGGACATCCTGGTGGCGAACATGGAGGTGGCGCGGGTGATGCTGCGGCCACAGCTAAGGCTGCGACCGGCCTTTGTTGAAGTGCCACTGGATATCACGCGGGACTTTCCGATCACCGTGCTGGCCAGCTCCATCTCCCTGACGCCGGGAACCGTGAGTGCGGATGTATCGGAAGATCGCAGCCGCCTGCTGCTGCATGTGCTTGACCTGGAAGACGAAGCGCAGCTGATCGCCACCATCAAGAGCCGTTACGAGGCACCGCTGCGGGAGATTTTCGAATGCTGA
- a CDS encoding AsmA family protein, with product MKGLTKLLLGLVALVVILIASAGILLGVFFEPNDYKSDIEALALEKAGLELSIDGDIGWSVFPWLGLQIGQVKLQYPQQPALASLEQAQVSVKLLPLLSSKVEMSSITVDGLDLNLVQAADGSNNWSLPGAEPETAGADTADTADTADSATDAGAAVALDIESIAVTNGRIGYADLKADSRVQLQDLALTSGRIRQGEYFPLDLSFRLDQSAGEAAALSAATTLKAEVQLDPKTQQYRLRGLDSSVQLQLAALGEKPLELKLSGDVAADLVAQLARIDNLNLSLAGLSASGSLSVQDFAEPALGGELKLAAFNPRSLLEQLGQPLPAMADETALTQLSLSAVLGGSASQLSLKPLTLTLDDTHFNGALAYGLSDGAISLDLAGDALNADRYLPPQSDASQTGGQAESQAGGAERYSKEEVIPLEPLRSLLLDGQFKLQQLQVSGVTLSDLDLAVNARNGLVNASRINANLFGGTVRNSAVLDVSRTPVTLKSSKTVSGLQIGDLLQALDGAEKPAMTGTLSSQADISAQGRSVHAIVNSLNGTARFNVADGTISGIDMAQTVCQGFNNLASLGINAEQVDGSTPFANLGGNFNIRNGVISNDDLQATLDAIGLKGKGSVDLPRALIDYRLGLTIQEDLFKQSCSVNNKIQGVEWPVNCKGSFDTPPAQLCRPDLSVFEDLLKARLKQDVQQKVEEKVKEGIQEKLGDDAKQLLKGLFGN from the coding sequence ATGAAAGGCTTGACGAAACTGTTACTGGGCCTGGTGGCCCTGGTAGTCATCCTGATTGCGAGTGCAGGGATTCTACTGGGTGTTTTCTTTGAACCCAATGATTACAAGTCCGATATCGAAGCGCTGGCACTGGAAAAGGCCGGGCTGGAACTGAGTATCGACGGCGACATCGGCTGGTCGGTGTTTCCGTGGCTGGGGCTGCAGATCGGCCAGGTCAAGCTGCAGTACCCGCAGCAGCCGGCCCTGGCGAGCCTGGAACAGGCCCAGGTCTCGGTGAAACTGTTGCCGCTGCTGTCCAGCAAGGTCGAGATGAGCAGCATCACCGTCGACGGGCTGGACCTTAACCTGGTGCAGGCGGCTGACGGCAGCAACAACTGGAGCCTGCCGGGCGCCGAGCCGGAGACCGCCGGTGCCGACACCGCCGACACCGCCGACACCGCCGACAGCGCTACCGATGCCGGCGCGGCCGTGGCGCTGGATATCGAAAGCATTGCCGTGACCAATGGCCGTATCGGCTATGCCGATCTCAAGGCCGACAGCCGCGTGCAGCTGCAGGACCTGGCGCTGACCTCCGGTCGTATCCGGCAGGGCGAGTACTTCCCGCTCGACCTGAGCTTCAGGCTGGACCAGTCCGCCGGTGAGGCGGCAGCACTGAGTGCCGCTACGACGCTCAAGGCCGAGGTCCAGCTCGATCCCAAGACGCAGCAGTACCGCCTGCGCGGCCTGGACAGCAGCGTGCAGCTGCAGCTGGCGGCCCTGGGCGAGAAACCGCTGGAATTGAAACTCAGCGGTGATGTAGCCGCCGACCTGGTGGCCCAGCTGGCCCGTATCGACAACCTCAACCTCAGCCTCGCCGGCCTGAGTGCCAGCGGTTCGCTGTCCGTGCAGGATTTCGCCGAGCCGGCACTGGGTGGCGAGCTGAAGCTGGCAGCGTTCAATCCGCGCAGCCTGCTTGAGCAGCTCGGCCAGCCCCTGCCCGCCATGGCGGATGAAACCGCGCTGACCCAGCTCTCGCTGAGTGCGGTACTGGGCGGCTCGGCCAGCCAACTGAGCCTCAAGCCGCTGACCCTGACGCTGGATGACACCCATTTCAATGGCGCCCTGGCCTACGGCCTGTCCGATGGTGCCATCAGCCTGGATCTGGCCGGCGATGCGCTCAATGCCGATCGCTACCTGCCACCCCAGAGTGACGCCTCGCAGACCGGCGGCCAGGCAGAAAGCCAGGCCGGCGGTGCCGAGCGCTATTCCAAAGAGGAGGTGATTCCGCTGGAGCCGCTACGCTCGTTGTTGCTGGATGGCCAGTTCAAGCTGCAGCAGCTGCAAGTGTCGGGCGTGACCCTGAGCGATCTCGACCTGGCGGTCAATGCCCGCAACGGCCTGGTCAATGCGTCGCGCATCAATGCCAACCTGTTTGGCGGCACGGTGCGCAACAGCGCGGTGCTGGATGTGAGCCGCACACCGGTGACGCTCAAATCCAGCAAGACGGTCAGTGGCCTGCAGATCGGTGACCTGTTGCAGGCACTCGACGGCGCGGAAAAACCCGCCATGACCGGTACCCTCAGCAGCCAGGCCGACATCAGCGCCCAGGGGCGTTCGGTCCATGCCATCGTCAACAGCCTCAATGGCACGGCCCGCTTCAACGTGGCGGACGGCACCATCAGCGGCATCGATATGGCCCAGACCGTCTGCCAGGGTTTTAACAACCTGGCGAGCCTGGGCATAAACGCCGAACAGGTGGATGGTTCCACCCCCTTCGCCAACCTGGGTGGCAACTTCAATATCCGCAATGGCGTCATCAGCAACGACGATCTGCAGGCGACCCTGGATGCCATCGGCCTCAAGGGCAAGGGCTCGGTGGATCTGCCCCGCGCACTGATCGACTACCGGCTGGGGCTGACGATACAGGAAGACCTGTTCAAGCAGAGCTGCTCGGTCAACAACAAGATCCAGGGTGTCGAGTGGCCGGTGAACTGCAAGGGTTCCTTCGACACACCGCCGGCGCAGCTGTGCCGCCCGGACCTGAGCGTGTTCGAGGATCTGCTCAAGGCCCGCCTGAAGCAGGACGTGCAGCAGAAGGTGGAAGAAAAGGTCAAGGAAGGCATTCAGGAGAAGCTTGGTGACGATGCCAAGCAGCTGCTCAAGGGGCTCTTTGGCAACTGA
- the mutY gene encoding A/G-specific adenine glycosylase — MTSDAFSTAVLDWFDQNGRHDLPWQAHKSSYHTWISEIMLQQTQVATVIPYFERFIARFPDVETLAAAETDEVLHLWTGLGYYARARNLHKAAGIVAREFDGCFPQSVEGLEALPGIGRSTAGAILSISTGQRAAILDGNVKRVLARFYALEGWTGSTAVMQELWLHAERNTPWQRVGDYTQAMMDLGATLCRRSKPECGRCPLQTDCAAHAQGRTGELPAPRPKKVLPVRQTLMLMVRNEAGEILLQQRPPTGLWGGLWSLPQATDLRDAEAETGLALDLDSARVLAPLRHTFSHFHLDITPVLVRPGDADAVMEGAPRLWYNIQRPASVGLAAPVKRLLAVCQTC; from the coding sequence ATGACAAGCGACGCATTCAGCACGGCGGTACTCGACTGGTTTGACCAGAACGGCCGCCACGACCTGCCTTGGCAGGCGCACAAGAGCAGTTACCACACCTGGATATCCGAAATCATGCTGCAGCAGACCCAGGTCGCTACCGTGATTCCGTACTTCGAGCGTTTTATCGCCCGTTTCCCCGATGTCGAGACCCTCGCGGCGGCGGAAACGGACGAGGTGCTGCACCTCTGGACGGGCCTGGGCTACTACGCCCGGGCCCGTAACCTGCACAAGGCCGCCGGCATCGTGGCCCGCGAATTCGACGGCTGCTTCCCGCAGAGCGTCGAAGGACTGGAGGCGCTGCCCGGTATCGGCCGCTCCACCGCGGGGGCCATACTGTCGATTTCCACCGGCCAGCGCGCCGCCATTCTCGATGGTAACGTCAAGCGGGTACTGGCGCGGTTTTACGCGCTGGAGGGCTGGACCGGCAGCACGGCGGTCATGCAGGAACTCTGGCTGCATGCCGAACGCAATACGCCCTGGCAGCGCGTGGGTGACTACACCCAGGCCATGATGGACCTGGGGGCAACGCTGTGCCGCCGGAGCAAGCCCGAGTGCGGGCGCTGTCCGCTGCAGACCGACTGTGCGGCCCATGCCCAGGGGCGTACGGGCGAGCTGCCGGCGCCGCGCCCCAAAAAGGTGCTGCCGGTGCGCCAGACGCTCATGCTGATGGTACGCAACGAGGCCGGCGAAATCCTGTTGCAGCAGCGCCCGCCCACGGGCCTCTGGGGCGGGCTCTGGAGCCTGCCCCAGGCGACGGATCTGCGTGATGCCGAGGCCGAGACCGGCCTTGCGCTGGACCTGGACAGTGCCCGGGTGCTGGCCCCCCTGCGCCATACCTTTAGCCACTTCCACCTGGATATTACGCCGGTGCTGGTGCGTCCCGGTGACGCCGACGCTGTCATGGAAGGGGCGCCGCGACTCTGGTATAACATACAGCGGCCAGCCAGCGTGGGGCTGGCTGCACCGGTCAAACGGCTGCTGGCCGTCTGCCAGACCTGTTAA
- a CDS encoding K+/H+ antiporter subunit F codes for MLSWVIPVVFAMLCLAMLMNLWNLHTRTGLPDRVLALDTLYINSSALIILFGLWKATELYFEAALLIALLGFVSTVAVCKYMLRGDIIE; via the coding sequence ATGCTGAGCTGGGTCATACCTGTGGTTTTCGCCATGCTTTGCCTGGCGATGCTGATGAACCTGTGGAACCTGCATACCCGCACCGGCCTGCCGGACCGGGTGCTGGCGCTGGATACCCTGTATATCAACAGCAGTGCGCTGATCATCCTGTTCGGGCTCTGGAAGGCCACCGAGCTGTATTTCGAGGCTGCGTTGCTGATTGCCCTGCTGGGGTTTGTCAGCACCGTTGCCGTGTGCAAATACATGTTGCGCGGTGACATTATCGAATAG
- a CDS encoding monovalent cation/H+ antiporter subunit A yields the protein MTLMWIPLLPLLGALVPILAAGLGRTACAWATAALPALALALTLSLIPQIAGSGSIHAQLDWIPALDLSISFRLDGLALLFAILILGIGLLVILYARYYLSAQDSIARLYAYLMLFMTAMLGIVLSGNLLQMWMFWELTSISSFLLISYWGHKSEARRGARMALTVTGAGGLALLGGILLLGKIVGSYELDVVLASGDLIRSHAWYPVTLVLVLLGAFTKSAQFPFHFWLPHAMAAPTPVSAYLHSATMVKAGLFLMARLYPALAGTDLWFVLVSLTGLSTLLVGAYFALFKHDLKGLLAYSTVSHLGLITLLFGLGTKLGAVAAVFHIINHATFKASLFMAAGIIDHECGSRDMRRINGLWKYMPYTAVLAMVAALAMAGVPLMNGFLSKEMFFAETLQQDFLGSLSWIIPVLATLAGIFSVAYSVRFIHDVFFNGEPINLPKTPHEPPRYMKVPVEILVGLCLLVGIFPSLVVGPLLALASSAVLGGELPEYSLAIWHGINTPLIMSLVAMTGGLLVYFNRRHMYAFQKQFPEFNANEAFERVILRLIGAADWLLERLDNGSLQRYLVLMLLLWALVVGQSMLDLLHLTGDRPQLPLDGVSVSMALLLCAGALATVIYNRNRVVALLMLSVVGLVVSLVFARFSAPDLALTQLVVEVVTLILLMLALFFLPQRTPRESRPSHILRDLSLSIVIGGLMGSISYAMMTRSFNPISDFFLQNSKTGGGGDNVVNVILVDFRGFDTLGEITVLGIAALGIYNLLAGLRLFMPSGDADGRSWARDRHPLVLATISQSVLPLALLVSVFIFLRGHNMPGGGFIAGLVTAVALILQYVAQGVDWMKARVRVIYPRLIACGVLLSTLTGAASFLFGRPFLTSWFDHFHLPLVGDFELASAMTFDLGVYMTVVGSTLLILANLGQMTTSERPVTKEQD from the coding sequence ATGACTCTCATGTGGATACCCCTGCTGCCATTGCTGGGGGCGCTCGTCCCCATTCTGGCGGCGGGCCTGGGACGCACGGCTTGCGCCTGGGCCACCGCTGCACTGCCGGCACTGGCGCTGGCACTTACGCTGAGCCTGATTCCCCAGATCGCGGGGAGCGGCTCCATTCACGCGCAGCTCGACTGGATACCTGCGCTGGACCTCAGCATCAGCTTTCGCCTCGATGGCCTGGCGCTGCTGTTTGCCATCCTGATTCTGGGCATCGGCCTGCTGGTCATCCTCTACGCCCGCTATTACCTGTCGGCGCAGGACTCCATCGCCCGCCTCTATGCCTACCTGATGCTATTCATGACGGCGATGCTGGGCATAGTGCTGTCGGGCAACCTGCTGCAGATGTGGATGTTCTGGGAGCTGACCAGTATCAGTTCCTTCCTGCTGATCAGTTACTGGGGACACAAGAGCGAGGCCCGTCGTGGCGCCCGCATGGCGCTCACCGTAACCGGCGCCGGCGGGCTGGCGTTGCTGGGCGGGATCTTGCTGCTGGGCAAGATTGTTGGCAGTTACGAACTGGACGTGGTTCTGGCCAGCGGCGACCTGATCCGCAGCCATGCCTGGTACCCCGTTACCCTGGTGCTGGTGCTGCTGGGCGCCTTTACCAAGTCGGCCCAGTTCCCGTTTCACTTCTGGCTGCCCCATGCCATGGCGGCACCGACACCGGTCAGTGCCTACCTGCACTCGGCCACCATGGTCAAGGCCGGCCTCTTTCTGATGGCCCGGCTCTACCCGGCGCTGGCCGGTACCGACCTCTGGTTCGTGCTGGTGAGCCTGACGGGGCTGTCGACGCTGCTAGTAGGTGCTTACTTCGCCCTGTTCAAGCATGATCTCAAGGGTCTGCTGGCCTATTCCACCGTCAGTCACCTGGGCCTGATCACGCTGCTGTTCGGACTGGGAACAAAGCTCGGCGCCGTAGCGGCCGTGTTTCATATCATCAACCACGCCACCTTCAAGGCGTCGCTGTTCATGGCCGCCGGCATTATCGATCACGAGTGCGGCTCGCGCGACATGCGCCGCATCAACGGCCTGTGGAAGTACATGCCCTATACCGCCGTGCTGGCCATGGTGGCGGCGCTTGCCATGGCGGGTGTGCCCCTGATGAACGGCTTCCTGTCCAAGGAAATGTTCTTCGCCGAAACCCTGCAGCAGGATTTCCTCGGCTCGCTGTCCTGGATCATACCGGTGCTGGCGACCCTGGCCGGGATCTTCTCGGTGGCCTACTCGGTGCGCTTTATTCACGATGTGTTTTTCAACGGCGAGCCGATCAACCTGCCCAAGACTCCGCATGAGCCGCCGCGCTACATGAAGGTGCCGGTGGAGATACTGGTCGGGCTCTGCCTGCTGGTGGGTATCTTCCCGAGCCTGGTGGTGGGGCCGCTGCTGGCGCTGGCTTCTTCTGCGGTGCTCGGTGGCGAGCTGCCGGAATACAGCCTGGCGATCTGGCACGGTATCAACACGCCGCTGATCATGAGTCTGGTGGCCATGACCGGCGGCCTGCTGGTGTATTTCAACCGGCGTCACATGTATGCGTTTCAGAAGCAGTTCCCGGAGTTCAATGCCAATGAGGCCTTTGAGCGCGTGATACTTCGCCTGATCGGCGCCGCCGACTGGTTGCTGGAGCGGCTCGACAATGGCTCGCTGCAGCGCTACCTGGTGCTGATGCTGCTGCTGTGGGCGCTGGTGGTGGGGCAGTCGATGCTGGATCTGCTGCACCTGACCGGTGACCGTCCGCAGTTGCCGCTGGACGGGGTTTCCGTCTCCATGGCACTGCTGCTGTGCGCCGGTGCCCTGGCAACGGTGATCTATAACCGCAACCGGGTTGTCGCGCTGCTGATGCTGTCGGTGGTGGGTCTGGTGGTCTCGCTGGTGTTTGCGCGCTTTTCGGCACCGGACCTGGCGCTGACCCAGCTGGTGGTGGAGGTGGTGACGCTGATCCTGCTGATGCTGGCGCTGTTTTTCCTGCCGCAGCGTACGCCGCGGGAGTCGCGTCCGAGCCACATACTGCGTGACCTGTCGCTGTCCATCGTCATTGGCGGCCTGATGGGCTCCATCAGCTATGCCATGATGACCCGCAGCTTTAATCCGATCTCGGATTTCTTCCTGCAGAACAGCAAAACCGGTGGCGGTGGCGACAATGTCGTCAACGTTATCCTGGTGGACTTCCGCGGTTTCGATACCCTGGGCGAAATCACCGTACTGGGCATCGCGGCCCTGGGCATCTACAACCTGCTGGCGGGCCTGCGCCTGTTCATGCCATCCGGTGATGCCGACGGCCGTAGCTGGGCCCGTGATCGCCATCCGCTGGTGCTGGCGACCATCTCCCAGAGCGTATTGCCGCTGGCGCTGCTGGTATCGGTGTTTATCTTCCTGCGCGGGCACAACATGCCTGGCGGCGGCTTTATCGCCGGCCTGGTGACCGCGGTGGCGCTGATCCTGCAGTACGTGGCCCAGGGTGTGGACTGGATGAAGGCACGGGTGCGGGTGATCTATCCGCGCCTGATCGCCTGTGGCGTCCTGCTGTCGACCCTGACCGGCGCCGCCAGCTTCCTGTTTGGCCGGCCCTTCCTGACCTCCTGGTTCGATCACTTCCATCTGCCGCTGGTGGGGGACTTCGAGCTGGCCAGCGCCATGACCTTTGATCTGGGGGTTTACATGACGGTGGTGGGATCCACCCTGCTGATTCTCGCCAACCTCGGCCAGATGACCACCAGCGAAAGACCCGTCACCAAGGAGCAAGATTGA
- a CDS encoding Na+/H+ antiporter subunit C, producing MEALYAFCVGVLTAAGVFLLLRGRTFPVVVGLTLLSYGVNLFLFATGRLNDGDAAVLGAGSDHADPLPQALVLTAIVIGFAMTAFVVILAMRARGDLGNDHVDGRVPEIVLDSEERN from the coding sequence ATGGAAGCCCTCTATGCCTTTTGTGTCGGCGTGCTGACCGCCGCCGGTGTCTTCCTGCTGCTGCGCGGGCGTACCTTTCCGGTGGTGGTGGGCCTGACGCTGCTGTCCTACGGCGTGAACCTGTTTCTGTTCGCCACGGGCCGCCTTAACGACGGCGATGCCGCCGTGCTGGGGGCCGGCAGCGACCATGCCGACCCACTGCCCCAGGCGCTGGTGCTGACCGCCATCGTGATCGGCTTTGCCATGACCGCCTTTGTCGTCATCCTGGCCATGCGTGCCCGGGGTGACCTGGGCAACGATCATGTGGATGGCCGCGTGCCGGAAATTGTGCTGGATTCCGAGGAGCGTAACTGA